From Thermodesulfatator atlanticus DSM 21156, a single genomic window includes:
- a CDS encoding hydrogenase iron-sulfur subunit — MEKIGVFICTSCNIGDRLDVADLEAAANEQGCAYCASMPFLCGKEGVEAIKSAIKENELDSVVICACSQRVNYDVFDFGNLPVVRVSLREEVVWSRWPKLEEGQEMPEDESQIEFVEGVSFKDELMALAKDYVRMGVVKAQKIAPPEPYKPEEEISKTILVMGAGVAGLTAALEVAKAGYEAILVEKESELGGFVAKMKKQLEPGHPYKNLVDPVVKKLIEDVQANDKIKVVTGATVEKIAGAPGAFNVTYKTGGGEETVRIGAIVVATGWKPYDASKLEEPYGYGKYPDVVTNVQFEEMLAKGELKRPSDGSPIKSVAFIQCAGQRDENHLPYCSGVCCLASLKQAKLLREMDSEAKAYIFYKDMRTTGIYENFYLALQDDPGVFLTKAEFKGLSQADDGRLVVEVGETLLGEDMAIPVDLVVLATGMVPTTADDPIIPLEYRQGPGFPELELFYGYADSNYICFPYETRRTGIYAAGCVHQPMTTAQAMEDAAGAALKAIQCLKAVELGHAVHPRTWDYAYPEFNFKRCTQCKRCTEECPFGALDDDPEGTPMPNPTRCRRCGTCFGACPERVINFKDYNIDMGSSMLKACEMPEPDYGQYRVICFICENDALPALDMAAYHRKNIPMSIRFIPVRCLGAVNVAWIRDAMSGGWDGVLMLGCKYGENYQCHFVKGSELANRRMENVAETLQQLALESERVVIKVVAIDDYDKLPQMLAEFQEALEAVGESPFKGW, encoded by the coding sequence ATGGAAAAAATAGGAGTATTTATTTGCACCTCCTGTAATATTGGCGATCGTTTAGATGTTGCTGACCTTGAAGCCGCTGCCAATGAGCAGGGTTGTGCTTATTGTGCTTCAATGCCCTTTTTGTGTGGCAAGGAAGGGGTTGAAGCCATAAAGTCAGCTATCAAGGAAAATGAGCTTGATAGTGTTGTTATTTGCGCCTGTTCACAGAGAGTTAACTACGATGTTTTTGATTTCGGCAACTTGCCTGTGGTGCGCGTAAGCCTTCGTGAAGAAGTGGTTTGGAGCCGCTGGCCCAAACTTGAAGAAGGCCAAGAAATGCCAGAAGACGAAAGCCAGATCGAGTTTGTCGAGGGTGTTTCTTTTAAAGACGAGCTTATGGCCTTGGCCAAAGACTATGTCAGGATGGGGGTAGTTAAGGCCCAGAAGATAGCGCCTCCAGAGCCCTATAAGCCAGAGGAAGAAATTAGTAAAACCATTTTGGTTATGGGTGCCGGTGTTGCCGGGCTTACCGCTGCTTTGGAAGTAGCCAAGGCAGGATATGAAGCAATACTAGTTGAGAAAGAAAGTGAACTTGGTGGCTTTGTGGCCAAGATGAAAAAACAGCTTGAGCCTGGCCATCCTTATAAAAACCTGGTTGATCCGGTAGTTAAAAAGCTTATCGAAGATGTCCAGGCTAACGACAAAATTAAAGTTGTTACCGGAGCAACGGTAGAAAAGATTGCAGGAGCGCCTGGAGCCTTTAATGTTACCTACAAGACTGGGGGCGGGGAAGAGACTGTTCGCATTGGCGCGATAGTAGTGGCAACCGGTTGGAAACCATACGACGCTTCAAAGCTTGAAGAACCTTACGGTTATGGAAAATATCCCGATGTAGTTACTAACGTCCAGTTTGAAGAAATGCTTGCCAAAGGGGAGCTCAAGCGCCCCTCTGATGGTTCCCCGATAAAGAGTGTTGCTTTTATCCAGTGTGCTGGCCAGCGCGATGAGAATCATCTTCCTTACTGTTCTGGCGTTTGTTGTTTGGCATCTCTCAAGCAGGCTAAGCTTTTGCGCGAGATGGATAGCGAGGCAAAGGCCTATATCTTTTACAAAGACATGCGGACCACTGGTATTTACGAGAATTTTTATCTTGCCCTTCAGGATGATCCAGGTGTGTTTTTAACCAAAGCAGAATTCAAGGGCTTGAGTCAGGCTGATGACGGACGCCTGGTAGTAGAAGTAGGGGAAACGCTTTTGGGCGAGGATATGGCTATTCCTGTTGACTTAGTAGTTTTGGCAACAGGAATGGTTCCCACCACGGCTGATGATCCCATAATTCCTCTTGAGTATCGACAGGGGCCAGGATTTCCAGAACTTGAATTATTCTACGGTTATGCGGACTCAAACTATATTTGTTTTCCCTATGAAACAAGGCGTACAGGAATATATGCTGCTGGCTGTGTACACCAGCCCATGACCACTGCTCAGGCAATGGAAGACGCTGCTGGCGCTGCACTAAAAGCCATCCAGTGTCTTAAAGCCGTAGAGCTCGGCCATGCAGTACATCCGCGTACTTGGGATTATGCCTATCCTGAGTTCAACTTCAAGCGTTGTACGCAGTGTAAACGTTGTACCGAAGAGTGTCCATTTGGTGCGCTAGATGATGATCCAGAAGGTACTCCTATGCCCAATCCCACGCGTTGCCGCCGCTGTGGTACTTGCTTTGGTGCCTGTCCGGAACGTGTTATCAACTTCAAGGACTACAACATCGACATGGGAAGCTCTATGCTTAAGGCTTGTGAAATGCCTGAGCCAGATTATGGTCAATACCGTGTTATTTGCTTTATATGTGAAAACGATGCCCTACCTGCTTTGGATATGGCTGCTTATCACCGGAAGAACATTCCCATGTCCATCAGATTTATTCCGGTTCGATGCTTAGGGGCAGTTAACGTTGCTTGGATCCGTGACGCTATGAGCGGAGGCTGGGACGGAGTTTTGATGCTTGGTTGTAAGTATGGGGAGAACTATCAGTGTCACTTCGTTAAAGGAAGTGAACTTGCTAATCGTCGTATGGAAAACGTTGCGGAAACATTGCAACAGTTAGCTTTAGAGTCTGAACGAGTGGTGATTAAGGTTGTCGCTATTGACGATTATGATAAACTGCCGCAGATGTTAGCTGAATTTCAAGAAGCACTTGAAGCCGTTGGCGAAAGCCCCTTTAAAGGTTGGTAA
- the aprA gene encoding adenylyl-sulfate reductase subunit alpha, which yields MGKIWSYNPGLPCAEPEIVEKETDILLVGGGMACCGAAVEAVRWAKPAGLKVTLVDKAALERSGAVAMGLSAINTYIGENKPDDYVRMVRCDLMGIIREDLSFDVGRHVDDTVMAFEEWGLPIWKRTDDGKVLDGAEAKAKGMTLKSGAKPVRSGRWQIMINGESYKCIVAEAAKNAMEQLGENGEILERVFIVRPLMDANEPNRCCGGVGFSVRENKLFIIKAKATLIATGGAVNIFRPRSVGEGQGRAWYPVWNPGSGYAMCAMSGAKLVLMENRFVPARFKDGYGPVGAWFLLFKARASNAFGEDYIAKHKGELEKFKPYSEASVIGTCLRNHAMLIEMKEGRGPIYIHTEWALQEAMKNMDKKEFKKLEAEAWEDFLDMCVTQAGLWACLNIEPEKVPSEIMPTEPYFLGSHAGCAGAWCCGPDEDWVPDQYKEPWKEIGLYNRMTTVKGMFCAGDTVGACGHKFSSGAHVEGRIAAKAMVKFCLDNKDYTPTPKEDPEALKKEIYAPWYRFEQYKEATTAYEVNPNYLLPKQIQTRLMKLMDEYVAGIATYYQTNKVMLERGLELLNMLKEDMQLAAARDLHELMRAWENIHRVWTAELHLRHVLFREETRYPGYYYRADFPELNEAEWRCFTLSRYNPESGEWEMEKFPYVQIIPDPLGP from the coding sequence ATGGGAAAGATTTGGTCATACAATCCTGGGCTTCCTTGTGCTGAGCCTGAGATCGTAGAAAAGGAAACCGACATTCTTTTGGTTGGTGGCGGTATGGCTTGCTGCGGCGCCGCGGTTGAAGCGGTACGCTGGGCCAAGCCTGCTGGTCTTAAAGTCACCTTGGTAGATAAAGCCGCTCTTGAGCGTTCTGGCGCGGTAGCCATGGGGCTTTCTGCTATTAACACCTACATTGGTGAGAATAAGCCCGATGACTATGTCCGCATGGTCCGCTGTGACCTTATGGGTATCATCCGTGAAGACCTCTCCTTTGACGTAGGTCGCCACGTTGATGACACTGTTATGGCTTTCGAAGAATGGGGTCTTCCTATCTGGAAACGCACTGATGATGGCAAAGTGCTTGATGGTGCTGAGGCCAAGGCCAAGGGAATGACCCTTAAGTCTGGTGCCAAGCCTGTTCGTTCTGGTCGCTGGCAGATCATGATCAACGGTGAATCCTATAAGTGCATCGTTGCTGAGGCTGCCAAGAACGCCATGGAACAGCTCGGTGAAAATGGTGAGATCCTTGAACGTGTATTTATCGTTCGTCCTTTGATGGATGCCAATGAACCTAACCGCTGCTGTGGTGGTGTAGGTTTCTCTGTTCGTGAGAACAAGCTTTTCATCATTAAAGCTAAGGCTACCTTGATTGCCACTGGCGGTGCGGTTAACATTTTCCGTCCTCGTTCTGTTGGTGAAGGTCAGGGTCGTGCCTGGTATCCTGTCTGGAACCCTGGTTCTGGTTACGCCATGTGTGCTATGAGCGGTGCCAAGCTCGTGCTCATGGAAAACCGCTTCGTACCTGCTCGTTTTAAAGACGGTTATGGTCCGGTTGGTGCTTGGTTCTTGCTCTTCAAGGCTCGCGCTAGCAACGCCTTTGGCGAAGACTACATTGCCAAGCATAAGGGCGAACTTGAGAAGTTTAAGCCTTACAGTGAAGCTTCCGTTATCGGCACCTGTCTCCGTAACCACGCTATGCTCATCGAGATGAAAGAGGGCCGTGGTCCTATTTACATCCACACCGAGTGGGCCCTTCAGGAAGCCATGAAAAACATGGATAAAAAAGAGTTCAAGAAGCTTGAAGCCGAAGCCTGGGAAGACTTCCTTGACATGTGCGTAACCCAGGCTGGTCTTTGGGCTTGCTTGAACATCGAGCCTGAAAAAGTTCCTTCTGAAATTATGCCTACTGAGCCTTACTTCCTTGGTTCTCACGCCGGTTGTGCTGGTGCCTGGTGCTGCGGTCCGGATGAAGACTGGGTACCTGATCAGTACAAAGAGCCTTGGAAGGAAATCGGCCTTTATAACCGTATGACCACGGTTAAAGGAATGTTCTGTGCTGGTGACACTGTTGGTGCTTGCGGTCACAAGTTCTCCTCTGGTGCTCACGTGGAAGGTCGTATTGCTGCCAAGGCCATGGTTAAGTTCTGCCTTGACAACAAAGACTATACTCCTACTCCTAAAGAAGATCCCGAGGCTCTTAAGAAAGAGATCTATGCTCCTTGGTATCGTTTTGAACAATACAAGGAAGCTACTACCGCTTATGAAGTCAACCCCAATTACTTGTTGCCTAAGCAGATCCAGACTCGTCTTATGAAGCTTATGGACGAGTATGTTGCTGGTATCGCTACCTACTATCAGACCAACAAGGTCATGCTTGAGCGTGGTCTCGAACTTCTCAACATGCTCAAAGAAGATATGCAGCTCGCTGCTGCTCGTGACCTCCACGAGCTCATGAGGGCCTGGGAAAACATTCACCGTGTATGGACTGCTGAGCTTCACCTCCGTCACGTGCTCTTCAGAGAGGAAACCCGTTATCCTGGTTACTACTACCGTGCTGACTTCCCCGAGCTCAATGAAGCTGAATGGCGCTGCTTCACCCTTTCCCGCTACAACCCTGAAAGCGGCGAATGGGAAATGGAGAAGTTCCCCTATGTCCAGATCATCCCTGATCCTCTGGGACCCTAG
- a CDS encoding nickel-dependent hydrogenase large subunit: MAHKVTIDPVTRIEGHLRIDIEVDGGQITNAWSSGQMWRGIEIILKGKKPEDAWAFAQRICGVCTTVHALASVRSVEDALNLEIPLNAQYIRNIIICAHALHDHIVHFYHLSALDWVDVVSALQADPKKAAEIGQSLSPWPGNNVNRMREVQEKLKAFVASGQLGPFENGYWGHPAMKLPPEVNLLAVSHYLEALEYQYKANQIVAIFGGKTPHIQSVVVGGVALAVNPDNEATLNMERILFAQKLFEEVKKFVHEVYLVDVIAVGAFYKEWLKYGAGVKNYLAVPDLPLDTKGEVFDLPGGTIFNGDLSSVTPIKSFKDPYFRENVAECIAHSWYKGNWTKHPWEEETEPYYTDFQPDGKYSWSKAPRFKGEVMQVGPLAQVLVGYALDHELTKKWVDKAVKTLSAVVGAPVPLDALHSTPGRHLARAIRASMLAELGPKHLGLLVQNIKQGDLEIYNKPEFPKGVIKGVGFHEAPRGTLSHWCVIRDGRIENYQCVVPSTWNMSPRDDKGQMGPYEASLVGNPVADPERPLEALRTIHSFDPCIACAVHVLNPERKELIKVKAL, from the coding sequence ATGGCCCACAAAGTTACTATAGATCCCGTAACCCGTATCGAAGGGCATTTACGTATAGATATCGAAGTTGATGGAGGCCAGATAACCAATGCCTGGTCCTCAGGCCAAATGTGGCGCGGTATCGAAATTATTCTTAAGGGTAAAAAACCAGAAGATGCCTGGGCTTTTGCCCAGCGTATCTGTGGAGTTTGTACTACGGTTCACGCCCTGGCTTCGGTGAGATCCGTTGAAGATGCTTTGAACCTAGAAATTCCTTTAAATGCTCAATATATCAGAAACATAATTATTTGTGCTCACGCTCTTCACGACCACATTGTTCATTTTTATCACCTGTCTGCGCTTGACTGGGTTGACGTGGTTTCTGCGCTGCAAGCTGATCCCAAAAAGGCAGCAGAAATTGGCCAAAGTTTATCTCCCTGGCCAGGAAACAACGTCAACCGCATGCGTGAGGTCCAGGAAAAGCTTAAGGCCTTTGTGGCCAGTGGACAGCTTGGTCCCTTTGAAAACGGTTACTGGGGCCACCCTGCGATGAAGCTTCCCCCAGAGGTAAACCTCCTGGCAGTTTCTCACTATCTTGAGGCCCTTGAATATCAATATAAGGCCAACCAGATAGTCGCTATCTTTGGTGGTAAGACCCCTCATATTCAGAGTGTGGTGGTAGGAGGTGTGGCCCTTGCGGTTAATCCTGATAACGAAGCCACCCTCAATATGGAACGCATTCTTTTTGCCCAAAAGCTCTTTGAAGAAGTGAAGAAATTCGTTCACGAAGTTTATCTGGTTGATGTTATTGCAGTTGGTGCTTTTTACAAAGAGTGGCTCAAGTATGGTGCTGGAGTTAAAAACTACTTAGCGGTTCCTGATCTTCCTCTTGACACCAAAGGAGAAGTGTTTGATCTCCCCGGTGGAACAATATTTAACGGCGATCTCTCTTCCGTAACACCTATCAAGAGCTTTAAAGATCCTTACTTCCGCGAAAATGTAGCCGAATGCATTGCACACTCTTGGTATAAAGGCAATTGGACCAAACACCCCTGGGAAGAAGAAACTGAACCTTATTACACAGACTTCCAGCCAGATGGCAAATATTCCTGGTCAAAGGCACCACGCTTCAAGGGAGAGGTGATGCAGGTAGGTCCTCTTGCCCAGGTATTGGTGGGGTATGCCCTAGATCATGAGCTCACCAAAAAGTGGGTTGACAAAGCTGTAAAGACCCTTTCTGCGGTAGTAGGTGCTCCTGTACCGCTTGATGCTCTTCATTCCACTCCTGGCCGTCACTTAGCACGGGCTATTAGGGCCTCTATGCTTGCTGAGCTTGGGCCTAAGCATCTTGGTCTATTGGTACAAAACATCAAACAGGGCGACCTTGAAATTTATAACAAACCAGAATTTCCTAAGGGCGTTATCAAAGGTGTAGGCTTCCATGAAGCTCCGCGCGGGACCCTTTCTCACTGGTGTGTAATTCGAGATGGTCGTATTGAGAATTATCAGTGCGTGGTTCCTTCCACCTGGAACATGAGTCCGCGTGACGATAAAGGTCAAATGGGTCCCTATGAGGCTTCTTTGGTTGGTAATCCAGTTGCTGATCCTGAAAGACCACTTGAGGCTCTGCGTACTATTCATTCCTTTGACCCGTGTATTGCCTGTGCGGTGCACGTGCTTAATCCCGAGCGCAAGGAGCTTATAAAAGTAAAGGCTTTATAA
- the qmoC gene encoding quinone-interacting membrane-bound oxidoreductase complex subunit QmoC gives MSNYVEPDLKFVEGVIASGGDTVKRCYQCATCAVVCPLSTDEVPFPRKQMILAQWGMADRVAGDPAIWLCHQCSDCTAYCPRGARPGDVLAAIRAMAIRELSEPKFIWSLYNSLAGALVLFGFALFAILAVLLVVHQGLPELEKPVRFSHGLFHGFLPVLAVDAIFLPVAGFAALVAIRGASRLWNQLEASNKVPIAYKPTTIELIKNHIIPVLGEILSHERFKKCVANLPRYSAHRLVLWAFIILFFVTMVVFFFADIVGTITGNEIFHTPWPLWNPIKILGNLGGFILVYGSILLIQNRKAKEAQGIMRSSYSDWFFLYLVLFVGLTGLAAQYLRLFNLTIAYPMYVAHLACIFVLFLGIPYSKFAHLVYRTTVMVHDHYMASVRQKMAEAQASSVAEQVEQAEETQEESSSEEAAAEEKKEA, from the coding sequence ATGTCCAATTATGTCGAACCGGATTTAAAATTTGTTGAAGGAGTAATTGCGTCCGGTGGTGACACGGTAAAACGGTGTTACCAGTGTGCCACCTGTGCGGTGGTTTGTCCGCTCTCCACTGATGAAGTTCCTTTTCCCCGTAAGCAAATGATTCTTGCTCAGTGGGGTATGGCAGACCGCGTGGCAGGAGATCCGGCTATCTGGCTTTGTCACCAGTGTAGTGATTGTACCGCGTATTGTCCTCGTGGAGCCCGTCCTGGGGATGTCCTTGCTGCTATTCGTGCAATGGCGATTCGTGAACTTTCGGAACCCAAGTTCATTTGGTCGTTGTATAATAGTCTTGCCGGAGCTCTTGTTCTTTTTGGTTTCGCGTTGTTTGCTATTTTGGCGGTTTTGCTAGTGGTTCACCAGGGTCTTCCGGAGCTTGAAAAGCCAGTTCGTTTTTCCCACGGATTATTTCATGGCTTTCTGCCGGTACTAGCGGTTGACGCCATTTTTCTCCCGGTGGCAGGTTTTGCGGCTTTAGTAGCAATTCGCGGAGCTTCAAGATTGTGGAATCAACTCGAAGCTAGTAATAAGGTTCCCATCGCGTACAAGCCAACCACCATTGAGCTTATTAAAAATCATATTATCCCGGTGTTGGGGGAGATCCTTTCTCACGAAAGGTTTAAAAAATGTGTGGCAAATCTTCCACGTTATAGTGCTCACAGGTTAGTGCTCTGGGCATTCATCATTCTCTTTTTTGTTACCATGGTTGTTTTCTTCTTTGCTGATATCGTAGGCACCATAACTGGTAACGAAATATTTCATACCCCCTGGCCTTTGTGGAATCCCATTAAAATTCTCGGTAACCTTGGTGGTTTTATTTTGGTTTATGGTTCTATTCTCCTCATCCAGAACCGTAAGGCCAAAGAAGCCCAAGGGATAATGCGGAGTTCCTATAGTGATTGGTTTTTCCTTTACTTGGTACTTTTTGTAGGCCTTACAGGTTTGGCAGCTCAATATCTGCGTTTATTTAATTTGACTATTGCTTATCCCATGTATGTGGCCCACTTGGCTTGTATTTTTGTCCTTTTCTTAGGAATTCCCTATTCCAAATTTGCTCACCTGGTTTACCGCACCACGGTGATGGTTCACGACCATTACATGGCAAGTGTCCGTCAAAAAATGGCGGAAGCCCAGGCTTCTAGTGTTGCCGAACAAGTAGAGCAGGCGGAGGAGACACAGGAAGAGTCTTCCTCTGAGGAAGCTGCTGCTGAAGAAAAGAAAGAAGCCTAG
- a CDS encoding CoB--CoM heterodisulfide reductase iron-sulfur subunit A family protein, with protein MGEGKILVVGGGISGVTAAVEAAEMEYDVILIEKEPFLGGRVNQLRYYFPKLCPPACGLEINYRRIKENPRIKFYTMATVKNIEGGPGNYKVTVEIAPRYVNENCTCCGECEKVCQGEREDTFNFGLRKTKAIYLTHEHAFPARYVLDKSALAEGDLERIKEACKYNAIDSDMQPQTITLEVGAIIWATGWKPYDATKLDNLKYGQPGFENVITNMQMERLAAPNGPTGGKILRPSDQTVPQTIAFVQCAGSRDENHLPYCSYICCLASLKHSIYFAEQNPEGKAYIFYIDIRTPGRYEKFLNRAKEEANIEFIKGKVADIQQADNGDLIVIAEDTLSGKKVQQRVNMVVLATGMQPSLAGEEIPQILDVDENGFVIPSEAKGMYACGCARIPLDVMSSNETATAAALKAIQTLVRG; from the coding sequence ATGGGAGAAGGTAAAATCCTCGTAGTAGGCGGGGGTATTAGTGGGGTTACTGCTGCGGTAGAAGCAGCAGAAATGGAATATGACGTGATTTTGATAGAAAAAGAACCATTTCTTGGGGGAAGGGTTAACCAGCTACGTTATTACTTTCCAAAGCTTTGCCCTCCAGCCTGTGGCCTTGAGATAAACTATCGTCGTATTAAAGAGAATCCGCGTATCAAGTTTTATACCATGGCCACGGTCAAAAATATCGAAGGTGGCCCTGGAAATTATAAAGTCACGGTAGAAATTGCGCCCAGGTATGTGAACGAAAATTGCACTTGCTGTGGGGAGTGTGAGAAAGTTTGCCAAGGGGAGCGGGAAGATACTTTCAATTTTGGGTTGAGAAAAACCAAAGCAATCTATTTGACACATGAACATGCTTTTCCGGCAAGATATGTGCTTGATAAGAGCGCCTTGGCTGAGGGAGATCTTGAACGCATCAAAGAGGCCTGCAAATACAATGCTATCGATTCCGATATGCAGCCTCAGACCATCACCTTAGAAGTAGGGGCGATCATCTGGGCTACCGGATGGAAGCCTTATGACGCCACTAAGCTTGATAATTTGAAATATGGCCAGCCAGGTTTTGAAAACGTGATAACCAATATGCAGATGGAGCGTCTGGCAGCTCCAAATGGTCCGACCGGAGGCAAAATCTTAAGGCCTTCTGATCAAACGGTGCCTCAGACGATTGCCTTTGTTCAGTGTGCTGGTTCAAGGGATGAGAACCACCTGCCTTATTGTTCGTACATTTGCTGCTTGGCTTCTCTTAAACATAGCATCTATTTTGCAGAGCAAAATCCAGAAGGGAAGGCCTACATCTTTTATATTGATATTCGTACTCCTGGCCGATATGAGAAGTTTTTAAATCGTGCCAAGGAGGAGGCTAATATCGAATTCATCAAGGGTAAGGTTGCTGATATCCAGCAGGCTGATAATGGCGATCTAATCGTCATTGCCGAAGACACTTTATCCGGGAAGAAAGTTCAGCAGCGGGTAAATATGGTAGTTCTTGCCACAGGAATGCAGCCAAGCCTTGCAGGAGAGGAGATTCCTCAGATTTTAGATGTTGATGAAAACGGCTTTGTGATACCTAGCGAGGCCAAGGGTATGTACGCCTGCGGTTGTGCTAGGATTCCACTTGACGTTATGTCTTCGAATGAAACGGCCACTGCTGCGGCCTTAAAAGCTATCCAAACTTTGGTAAGGGGGTAA
- the cybH gene encoding Ni/Fe-hydrogenase, b-type cytochrome subunit, with translation MGGYKRVKVWSVLMRLYHWAFALSIATLCVTGWYIRDPFALGVWEGIPTSFIMAKVRFIHFAAGYIFIAAVLVRMYLFIFGNRFERFTDFIPVTPRNIRGLFITIKHYLYLTDEHVGHGGHNPLAGTAYMGMTFLGLIMILTGLYLLYPENNTIYAIGTAIFGNQQVARLWHYFLFWIFAVFAMVHIYLVVWNDIFGDEGIISSIFSGRKYLKEHH, from the coding sequence ATGGGTGGTTATAAGCGCGTAAAAGTTTGGAGCGTTTTAATGAGGCTTTATCACTGGGCCTTTGCCTTATCTATTGCCACTCTTTGTGTAACCGGGTGGTATATTAGAGATCCTTTTGCCTTGGGAGTATGGGAAGGAATTCCTACCAGTTTTATTATGGCAAAGGTCAGATTTATTCACTTTGCCGCAGGATACATTTTTATCGCGGCGGTATTGGTGCGGATGTATCTTTTTATTTTTGGTAACCGCTTTGAACGCTTTACGGATTTCATCCCTGTAACCCCTCGGAACATAAGAGGGCTCTTTATCACCATCAAACATTATCTTTACCTGACCGATGAGCACGTGGGACACGGTGGGCATAACCCCCTGGCCGGGACCGCTTACATGGGGATGACTTTTCTCGGGCTCATCATGATTCTTACAGGGCTTTACCTGTTATATCCCGAAAACAATACTATTTATGCGATAGGGACTGCGATTTTTGGAAATCAGCAGGTAGCAAGGCTCTGGCATTACTTCCTCTTCTGGATTTTTGCTGTTTTTGCCATGGTCCATATTTATTTGGTGGTCTGGAACGATATTTTTGGTGATGAGGGTATTATCTCGAGTATTTTTTCTGGCAGGAAGTACTTGAAAGAACACCATTAA
- a CDS encoding GTP-binding protein, which produces MSKQKFERRKPHLNIGTIGHIDHGKTTLTSAITRVLSTKGWAEWIPFDNIDRAPEEKQRGITIQLAHVEYETEKRHYAHVDCPGHADYIKNMITGAAQMDGAILVVAATDGPMPQTREHILLARQVNVPAIV; this is translated from the coding sequence ATGAGCAAGCAGAAGTTTGAGAGGCGTAAACCGCACTTAAACATTGGGACGATAGGTCACATTGACCACGGGAAGACCACGCTGACCAGTGCGATCACAAGGGTTTTGTCCACCAAGGGTTGGGCAGAATGGATTCCATTTGACAATATCGACCGCGCCCCAGAAGAGAAGCAGCGCGGTATTACCATTCAGCTGGCGCACGTTGAGTATGAGACCGAGAAGCGCCACTATGCCCACGTGGATTGTCCTGGGCACGCGGACTACATCAAGAACATGATCACGGGAGCGGCGCAGATGGACGGAGCGATTTTGGTGGTAGCAGCCACTGATGGTCCGATGCCGCAGACCCGTGAGCACATATTGTTGGCGCGTCAGGTTAACGTGCCAGCGATCGT
- the aprB gene encoding adenylyl-sulfate reductase subunit beta, with protein MPSYVNPEKCDGCKGGEKTACMYICPNDLMILDTEAMKAYNQEPDQCWECYSCVKICPQGAIMVRHYADFAPLGGTCQPMRGTTDIMWTIKFRNGVVKRFKFPIRTTPEGEADPALGKPDPDLSAVGDNRLFTQVADNVTPAVPEAVAWK; from the coding sequence ATGCCGAGCTATGTAAACCCTGAGAAGTGTGACGGATGTAAGGGCGGTGAAAAAACGGCTTGCATGTACATCTGTCCGAACGACTTGATGATTCTCGATACCGAGGCCATGAAAGCTTACAACCAGGAACCAGATCAGTGCTGGGAGTGCTATTCTTGTGTTAAGATTTGCCCTCAAGGCGCTATTATGGTCCGTCACTATGCTGACTTTGCTCCCCTTGGTGGAACCTGTCAGCCCATGCGTGGAACCACTGACATTATGTGGACCATTAAGTTCCGTAACGGCGTAGTAAAGCGCTTTAAGTTCCCTATCCGTACTACACCCGAAGGTGAAGCCGATCCTGCTCTTGGTAAGCCAGATCCTGATCTTTCTGCAGTTGGTGACAATCGTTTATTTACTCAGGTTGCTGACAATGTAACTCCTGCGGTTCCTGAAGCCGTAGCATGGAAGTAA
- a CDS encoding molybdenum cofactor guanylyltransferase, which translates to MIGLILAGGRAVRFGGGKCKASLAGKPLINWVFNSLKEICDEVWLSIREEQKKDFDIQVQQITYDETPGAGPAQALLGALRRLPSQQKFLLATSCDQPLIQEKLLKELISFASPHYKAVLFKDETGRLLPFPGIYHKDLSREKTIKSFKEIVAKENCLVIPPDIWRKWDAQGLSFYNVNYRDDLLGLEKHLLHIK; encoded by the coding sequence ATGATCGGATTAATACTTGCCGGAGGAAGGGCTGTTCGTTTTGGGGGAGGGAAATGCAAGGCTTCCCTTGCTGGCAAACCTTTAATAAATTGGGTTTTTAACTCTTTAAAAGAAATTTGTGATGAAGTCTGGCTTTCTATAAGAGAAGAACAAAAAAAAGATTTTGACATCCAAGTTCAACAAATCACATATGATGAAACACCAGGGGCGGGCCCTGCTCAGGCTTTATTAGGTGCCTTAAGAAGGCTGCCCTCTCAACAAAAGTTTTTACTTGCTACGAGCTGTGACCAACCTCTTATTCAAGAAAAACTTCTTAAAGAGCTGATTTCATTCGCTTCCCCTCACTACAAGGCTGTCCTTTTTAAGGATGAAACAGGCCGCCTACTTCCCTTTCCAGGCATTTACCATAAAGATCTTAGCCGAGAAAAAACAATTAAATCTTTTAAGGAAATAGTTGCCAAGGAGAATTGCCTGGTGATACCACCTGACATTTGGCGTAAATGGGATGCCCAAGGCCTCAGCTTTTATAACGTTAATTACCGTGACGACTTACTGGGTCTTGAAAAGCATTTATTACACATCAAATAA